From the Planktothrix tepida PCC 9214 genome, one window contains:
- the rpe gene encoding ribulose-phosphate 3-epimerase translates to MTTTQKPIVIAPSILSADFSRLGEEIRAVDEAGADWIHVDVMDGRFVPNITIGPLIVEAIRPVTQKPLDVHLMIVEPEKYVEGFAKAGADIISVHAEHNASPHLHRTLGQIRELGKQAGVVLNPSTPLELIEYVLELCDLVLIMSVNPGFGGQKFIPGILPKIRQLRQMCDERGLNPWIEVDGGLKGDNTWQVLEAGANAIVAGSAVFNAPDYATAIEGIRNSKRPTPELATV, encoded by the coding sequence ATGACCACAACCCAAAAACCGATTGTTATTGCTCCTTCTATATTATCAGCCGATTTTAGTCGTCTAGGTGAAGAAATTCGAGCCGTGGATGAAGCGGGTGCAGATTGGATTCACGTTGATGTGATGGATGGCCGTTTCGTTCCTAATATTACCATTGGGCCATTAATTGTAGAAGCCATTCGTCCCGTGACCCAAAAACCTCTGGATGTTCACTTAATGATTGTGGAACCGGAAAAATATGTTGAAGGGTTTGCCAAAGCGGGTGCTGATATTATTTCAGTTCATGCTGAACACAACGCTTCTCCCCACTTACATCGAACTCTTGGCCAAATTCGGGAATTGGGAAAACAAGCGGGTGTGGTTTTGAATCCTTCAACTCCCTTAGAATTAATTGAATATGTGTTAGAGCTTTGTGACTTGGTGTTAATCATGAGTGTTAACCCTGGTTTTGGCGGTCAGAAGTTTATCCCTGGAATTCTGCCGAAAATTCGTCAATTGCGCCAAATGTGTGATGAACGGGGTTTAAATCCCTGGATTGAAGTTGATGGTGGTCTTAAAGGTGATAATACTTGGCAAGTGTTAGAAGCAGGTGCTAATGCGATTGTTGCAGGTTCTGCGGTTTTCAATGCACCGGATTATGCTACAGCCATTGAAGGAATTCGTAATAGCAAACGTCCAACTCCTGAGTTAGCAACTGTCTAA
- a CDS encoding LCP family protein, translated as MSAPRYQSQKPLPKLSKPSLRKLAQSSPGRWLGLGLGLAGVAMISATAGALLAVSLSTTPLLQQKLTPEEAAVFSKSQMATTNMKLPELTRPVNILVMGVKVLTSDLEDDSHPDVGYHALVDSFKGLSDTMLLIRFDPANKKLKVLSIPRDTRTYVEGRGMTKINDANYYGGPALSAKATSELLGGVGIDRYVRVNVQGVEKLIDALGGVNIYVPKDMKYQDDSQHLYINLKQGEQHLNGSQALQFLRFRYDALGDIGRVQRQQMLIRAFMEQALNVGTISKIPQVVSIIQSHIDTNLSLEELVALVSFSAGIQRENVEMLMVPGEFSDPKEYRASYWLPDANRLENLVAQHFDFGQDVWKFDNIDPKDLRIAIQDSNDNSDAIDRLVGNLNDGGFWNVKISKPWTEPLAETKIVAQDGDIKSAEALQKSLGFGKVVVESTGYLESDITIQVGKDWLEKYNKPTPSNVPNSESISPSKKQL; from the coding sequence GTGTCAGCACCAAGATATCAAAGTCAAAAACCATTGCCAAAACTGTCAAAACCCAGTCTGAGAAAATTAGCTCAATCTAGTCCCGGTCGTTGGTTAGGACTCGGTTTAGGTCTAGCTGGAGTTGCGATGATTTCAGCCACTGCTGGAGCTTTATTAGCGGTGTCTTTATCCACGACCCCCCTATTACAGCAAAAGTTAACCCCGGAAGAAGCAGCCGTTTTTTCTAAAAGTCAAATGGCAACGACTAATATGAAGTTGCCTGAACTAACCCGTCCGGTGAATATTTTGGTAATGGGGGTAAAGGTTTTAACCTCTGATTTGGAAGATGATTCCCACCCTGATGTCGGCTATCATGCGTTAGTCGATTCTTTTAAAGGGTTATCGGATACAATGCTATTAATTCGCTTTGATCCGGCTAACAAAAAGTTAAAAGTCTTATCGATTCCCCGTGATACTCGTACCTATGTAGAAGGTCGGGGAATGACTAAAATTAATGATGCTAATTATTATGGTGGCCCTGCTTTAAGTGCAAAAGCCACCAGTGAATTATTAGGCGGTGTGGGAATTGACCGTTATGTCCGCGTCAATGTTCAAGGGGTGGAAAAATTAATTGATGCCCTAGGCGGTGTTAATATTTACGTTCCCAAGGATATGAAATATCAAGATGATAGTCAGCATCTTTATATTAATTTAAAACAAGGAGAACAACACTTAAATGGATCACAAGCGTTACAATTTTTACGGTTCCGTTATGATGCCTTGGGAGATATTGGTCGGGTACAACGTCAACAAATGTTAATTCGGGCGTTTATGGAACAGGCGTTAAATGTTGGTACTATTTCTAAAATTCCTCAAGTTGTATCGATTATTCAATCTCATATTGATACAAATTTAAGCTTGGAAGAATTAGTGGCTTTAGTAAGTTTTTCTGCCGGAATTCAACGGGAAAATGTTGAAATGCTGATGGTTCCTGGTGAATTTAGTGATCCGAAAGAATATCGAGCGAGTTATTGGCTACCCGATGCAAATCGCCTAGAAAATTTAGTCGCACAACATTTTGATTTCGGTCAAGATGTTTGGAAATTTGACAATATTGATCCCAAAGATTTAAGAATTGCGATTCAAGATAGTAATGATAATTCTGATGCTATTGATCGATTAGTTGGAAATTTGAATGATGGCGGATTCTGGAATGTTAAAATTTCTAAACCTTGGACAGAACCTTTAGCAGAAACTAAAATTGTAGCTCAGGATGGCGATATTAAGAGTGCTGAAGCGTTACAAAAATCTTTAGGGTTTGGTAAAGTTGTAGTTGAAAGTACAGGTTATTTAGAATCGGATATTACTATTCAAGTCGGAAAAGATTGGCTAGAAAAATATAATAAACCGACTCCTTCTAATGTTCCTAATTCGGAATCTATTTCTCCTTCCAAAAAACAATTATAG
- a CDS encoding DUF1349 domain-containing protein: MNWHNEPPIWESQNNTIKITSTHKTDFWRNTLYDFISDNGHFYYTQVRGDFVAEVKIIGQYQDQYDQAGLMVRLDEENWLKCGIELIDGVLEVIVVITHNYSDASFVSIPQNLSSIWMRVIRRGAALESFYSLEGEKYSLIRIAHLTSSESVSVGVMCASPTGNGFLSTFEEFKVEN, encoded by the coding sequence ATGAACTGGCACAACGAACCTCCGATATGGGAATCTCAAAATAACACCATTAAAATTACTTCAACTCACAAGACAGATTTTTGGCGCAATACCCTTTATGACTTCATCAGCGATAATGGGCATTTCTATTACACACAAGTCAGGGGAGATTTTGTTGCTGAGGTCAAAATTATTGGTCAGTATCAGGATCAATACGACCAAGCCGGATTAATGGTACGTTTGGATGAAGAAAATTGGCTCAAGTGTGGGATTGAACTGATTGATGGAGTGCTGGAAGTTATTGTTGTAATTACCCACAATTATTCAGATGCGTCTTTTGTCTCCATACCCCAAAACCTCTCTTCGATTTGGATGCGTGTGATTCGACGAGGAGCAGCCCTAGAGAGCTTCTACTCCCTGGAAGGAGAGAAATATTCTTTAATCAGAATAGCCCATTTGACATCTAGTGAAAGCGTAAGCGTCGGGGTTATGTGTGCATCACCAACTGGGAACGGTTTTCTTAGCACTTTTGAAGAATTCAAAGTCGAAAACTAA
- a CDS encoding SDR family oxidoreductase: protein MQRLAGKVALITGGSSGIGRATALAFAKEGARVVVASRRIKEGEETAQLIQEIGGEALFIKTDVSKATEVEALVNKTVATYGQLDIAFNNAAIEGPIKTLVEQTEEEFDSIIDINLKGLWLSMKYEILEMLKLGGGSIVNTSSISGLVGMPASSIYAASKHGVLGMTKSAALEYAKSGIRINAVSPGSIETAMLNRFLSNNPFLGDSVEAKKEMMAKHPLGRIGEPEEVAEAVVWLCSEGASFVTGQSLTVDGGYTIQ from the coding sequence ATGCAAAGACTGGCAGGTAAAGTCGCTTTAATAACTGGTGGTAGCTCCGGGATTGGTAGGGCTACAGCACTGGCTTTTGCCAAAGAAGGAGCTAGAGTTGTTGTTGCTAGTCGGCGAATCAAAGAAGGTGAAGAAACCGCACAGTTGATTCAAGAAATAGGTGGTGAAGCGTTGTTCATAAAAACCGACGTTTCAAAAGCCACTGAGGTTGAGGCATTGGTTAACAAAACCGTGGCAACTTACGGTCAACTAGATATTGCCTTCAACAATGCGGCGATTGAGGGGCCGATAAAAACCCTCGTTGAACAGACTGAGGAGGAGTTTGATTCCATCATTGATATTAATCTCAAAGGATTGTGGTTGTCGATGAAATATGAAATCCTAGAAATGCTTAAGCTTGGAGGTGGCTCTATTGTCAATACTTCCTCAATATCTGGACTGGTTGGTATGCCGGCTTCCTCTATTTATGCAGCCAGCAAGCATGGTGTTTTAGGAATGACGAAATCAGCAGCTTTGGAGTATGCTAAATCCGGCATCCGAATTAATGCAGTGTCTCCTGGCTCGATTGAAACTGCAATGCTAAATCGTTTCCTCAGCAATAACCCCTTCCTGGGTGATAGTGTTGAAGCCAAAAAGGAAATGATGGCAAAGCATCCATTGGGACGGATTGGTGAGCCGGAAGAAGTTGCGGAAGCAGTGGTGTGGCTATGTTCAGAGGGGGCATCCTTTGTCACGGGACAATCCTTGACAGTTGATGGCGGCTATACCATACAGTAG
- a CDS encoding aspartate aminotransferase family protein, giving the protein MLEEQLLNINTELIGEAGNEILLEQEVEDLRKIDRESVSWGDTVHYQDNPILVNSCQGGLVFDNDGNTYIDTGMWHSSCNFGYRNPQIDSEVLKQFNRLPQACGDFLHREKLLIAQQVVDAIYERTGIKGRVSFNVGGSLVVEDALKIVRKNTGKNKVAVLMGAYHGRSLATLNLSSSHRYRQYFNEFPDRAIMFPFANCSQCFYEKERNTCDLYCANMIGKAFENEYYGIASATSSEIGAMVIEPCQGRGYTIPPKDFYQKFIPALRERGILIISDEIQVGMYRTGKLFAFEHFGFVPDIITLSKSFTNGLSPVSLVWARADLVDPTVFTPGHAHSNFANHPLGTAAALATWQYMMAQDYEISVPAKGEYFLAKLRQLQGRHSFVYSVDGLGMLLNMVFADETGVPYRNSAQLAAAIAQDNDFTWQGQTWRMILQTGGYDLNVLKFAPYLDISYEEIDRTIGVLDQVLQKLGSMLPTPSLATGGVQ; this is encoded by the coding sequence ATGTTGGAAGAGCAGTTGCTTAACATCAACACAGAATTGATTGGTGAAGCCGGTAATGAAATACTCTTGGAGCAAGAAGTTGAGGATTTGCGGAAAATTGATCGAGAATCTGTTTCCTGGGGAGATACTGTTCACTATCAAGACAATCCCATCTTAGTGAATAGTTGTCAGGGAGGGTTAGTTTTCGATAACGATGGTAACACCTACATTGATACAGGAATGTGGCATTCAAGCTGTAACTTTGGCTATCGAAATCCACAGATTGACTCAGAAGTTTTAAAACAATTTAATAGGCTCCCCCAAGCGTGCGGTGACTTCCTACATCGGGAAAAGCTGTTGATAGCCCAACAGGTGGTCGATGCCATATATGAAAGGACTGGCATCAAGGGTCGAGTATCTTTCAATGTGGGCGGTTCTCTGGTGGTAGAAGACGCGCTGAAAATTGTTCGGAAGAATACAGGCAAGAACAAGGTCGCTGTGTTGATGGGCGCATACCACGGACGCTCCCTCGCTACACTGAATCTTTCTTCTAGCCACCGCTATCGGCAGTATTTTAACGAGTTCCCAGATCGGGCGATTATGTTCCCCTTTGCTAACTGCTCTCAGTGTTTCTATGAAAAGGAAAGAAACACCTGCGATCTATACTGCGCTAACATGATCGGCAAGGCTTTTGAAAACGAATATTATGGCATTGCCAGCGCCACCAGTTCCGAGATCGGTGCGATGGTGATAGAGCCTTGTCAAGGGCGGGGCTACACGATCCCTCCAAAGGATTTTTATCAGAAATTTATCCCGGCTTTGCGCGAGCGAGGGATTCTGATTATCTCGGACGAAATTCAAGTGGGGATGTATCGTACTGGAAAGTTGTTCGCCTTTGAACACTTTGGGTTTGTTCCAGACATTATCACCTTGAGCAAATCCTTCACGAATGGGTTGAGTCCAGTCAGCTTAGTATGGGCAAGAGCCGACTTAGTTGATCCAACAGTCTTTACCCCTGGACACGCCCACAGTAACTTTGCTAATCACCCATTGGGTACAGCCGCAGCATTGGCAACATGGCAGTATATGATGGCGCAGGACTATGAAATTTCCGTACCCGCCAAGGGGGAGTATTTTTTAGCCAAGCTGCGTCAACTGCAAGGGCGTCATTCCTTTGTCTACAGCGTTGATGGCTTGGGAATGCTCTTAAATATGGTGTTTGCAGATGAAACGGGTGTACCCTATCGTAATTCTGCACAATTGGCCGCCGCGATCGCCCAAGACAACGACTTTACATGGCAGGGCCAGACTTGGCGAATGATCTTGCAAACCGGGGGATATGACCTTAACGTGCTGAAGTTTGCTCCTTATCTTGACATTAGCTACGAAGAAATCGATCGTACTATTGGGGTTCTCGATCAGGTACTGCAAAAACTCGGTTCGATGCTTCCCACCCCATCTTTAGCTACAGGAGGTGTCCAGTGA
- a CDS encoding GvpL/GvpF family gas vesicle protein — protein MENGFYLYGILPTNRVRPLALSGLDQQPIQTYPVNEFSFLYSAAQQERYLASRRNLLGHEQVLELVMQHGYRSVLPLQFGLVIQDWETVETQLILPYQERLKQLFHKLEGKREVGVKIFWEETEELNRLMTENQELREKRDRLEGKPLSMDEVIGIGQEIEQAMQDRQQGIIEKFQHTLTPLAEEIVENETLTNTMIYNAAYLIPWDTEPKFSDKIEELDHYFKNRLRIRYNNFTAPFNFAQLNP, from the coding sequence ATGGAAAACGGTTTCTATTTATATGGAATTTTACCGACAAACCGAGTACGACCTTTAGCGTTATCGGGATTAGATCAACAACCAATTCAAACCTATCCGGTGAATGAGTTTAGCTTTTTATATTCCGCAGCCCAGCAAGAGCGGTATTTAGCCAGTCGCCGGAATTTATTAGGTCATGAACAAGTCTTAGAACTGGTGATGCAACATGGTTATAGAAGCGTTTTACCTTTGCAATTTGGATTAGTGATTCAAGATTGGGAAACTGTAGAAACGCAGTTAATTCTTCCCTATCAAGAACGGTTAAAACAATTGTTTCATAAATTAGAGGGAAAACGGGAAGTCGGAGTTAAAATTTTTTGGGAAGAAACGGAAGAATTAAATCGTTTAATGACAGAAAATCAAGAATTAAGAGAAAAACGCGATCGCTTAGAAGGTAAACCGCTCAGTATGGATGAAGTCATTGGAATTGGTCAAGAAATTGAACAGGCGATGCAAGATCGCCAACAGGGAATTATTGAGAAATTTCAACACACCTTAACCCCCTTAGCAGAAGAAATTGTTGAGAATGAAACCTTAACTAATACGATGATCTATAATGCTGCTTATTTAATTCCTTGGGATACGGAACCTAAATTTAGTGATAAAATTGAAGAACTTGATCACTATTTTAAGAACCGCTTACGAATTCGCTATAATAATTTTACAGCCCCCTTTAATTTTGCCCAACTCAATCCTTAA
- a CDS encoding alcohol dehydrogenase catalytic domain-containing protein: MKAAVVYGVNQVEIREVSTPTHVQDGEVIADVEFVGVCKTDQQLTMMGLEQERILGHEVVCRLPAQKGHFALNNEISCGQCTYCQEQLTSHCLNLQELGVNEDGGYAEKIRTPRKSLHPFELNNPALGVLIEPLSCAVRGTSRILAATNLLSVSRPKTLIIGGGLSGVLISYLLTHSPNFDGEIDLYDITQAPLPWVDRLGIQRVDEPEPDQAHLIVECSGSPEGLATALRLVRKAGIVCIYGVPKPEISLPISPHELFMREITVITSFAGATDHTMGAAIAYIKRDEQFFEQLLGRIIPLEKLPTELTVWCPQPGTRTVVDMNA; the protein is encoded by the coding sequence GTGAAAGCCGCAGTTGTATACGGAGTTAACCAGGTAGAAATTCGTGAAGTCAGCACGCCAACTCATGTCCAAGATGGAGAGGTGATTGCTGATGTAGAGTTTGTCGGAGTGTGCAAAACAGACCAACAATTGACCATGATGGGCTTGGAGCAAGAGCGTATCTTGGGTCACGAGGTAGTTTGTCGGCTACCTGCCCAAAAAGGTCATTTTGCCCTCAATAATGAGATTTCTTGTGGTCAATGCACCTATTGTCAAGAGCAACTTACTAGCCATTGCCTCAATTTGCAGGAACTCGGTGTAAACGAGGACGGTGGATATGCCGAGAAAATTCGCACCCCCAGGAAGTCCTTACATCCGTTTGAATTGAACAATCCAGCATTGGGGGTTCTGATCGAGCCTCTAAGTTGTGCGGTGAGGGGAACAAGTCGGATTCTGGCTGCTACCAATCTGTTATCGGTATCTCGACCCAAAACCCTGATTATTGGGGGAGGACTTTCGGGTGTTCTGATTTCCTACCTGCTCACTCATTCCCCCAACTTCGATGGGGAAATTGACCTTTACGATATTACTCAAGCCCCGCTTCCTTGGGTAGATCGATTAGGTATTCAACGAGTCGATGAGCCAGAACCCGATCAGGCCCACCTAATCGTCGAGTGTTCGGGTTCGCCAGAAGGTCTTGCCACTGCTCTGCGTCTGGTACGCAAGGCTGGTATCGTCTGCATTTATGGCGTTCCCAAGCCAGAGATTTCCTTACCCATATCCCCACACGAGCTATTTATGCGGGAAATTACCGTGATTACATCCTTTGCTGGTGCTACAGACCATACTATGGGGGCTGCGATCGCTTACATTAAACGCGACGAACAATTCTTTGAGCAACTGCTAGGTCGAATCATCCCTCTGGAGAAACTTCCCACCGAACTAACTGTCTGGTGCCCTCAACCGGGTACACGCACTGTTGTGGACATGAACGCTTGA
- a CDS encoding gas vesicle protein K: MSSSEPSIETSITPKSSGKDAGLAPLVLTLVELIRQLMEAQIIRRMEGNTLSEEELDRAAESLRQLEIQVLQLCEIFEIDPADLNIELSEFGTLLPKSGTYYPGESSQNPSVLELLDRLMNTGIVVEGSVDLGLAQLNLIHAKLRLVLTSKPL; this comes from the coding sequence ATGTCATCTTCTGAACCTTCGATAGAAACAAGTATTACGCCGAAATCCTCTGGAAAAGATGCGGGTTTAGCACCCTTAGTGCTGACTTTGGTAGAACTCATTCGGCAATTAATGGAAGCACAAATCATCCGTCGGATGGAAGGTAATACCCTGAGTGAGGAAGAATTAGATCGGGCTGCGGAGAGTTTGCGACAATTAGAAATTCAGGTGTTACAATTGTGTGAAATCTTTGAAATTGATCCAGCCGATTTGAATATTGAATTATCAGAATTTGGGACATTATTACCGAAATCAGGAACTTATTATCCGGGAGAAAGTTCACAAAACCCTTCAGTTTTAGAATTATTAGATCGGTTAATGAATACGGGAATTGTTGTTGAGGGAAGCGTAGATTTAGGGTTAGCCCAACTCAACTTAATTCATGCCAAATTAAGATTAGTCTTAACCTCTAAACCTTTGTAG
- the chlG gene encoding chlorophyll synthase ChlG: protein MSDTPSSQLSEQSTPEANANDIATSDRSAKTRQLLGMKGAAPGETSIWKIRLQLMKPITWIPLIWGVVCGAASSGHFSWSLEDVLKVATCMLMSGPLMTGYTQTLNDFYDRELDAINEPYRPIPSGAISIPQVVTQILLLLGLGIGISYLLDTWAGHEFPIVTLLCIGGAFVSYIYSAPPLKLKKNGWLGNYALGASYIALPWWAGHALFGELTPTVMILTLFYSLAGLGIAIVNDFKSVEGDRQLGLQSLPVMFGITTAAWICVLMIDIFQAGMAVYLVSIKQNLYATVLLLLVIPQITFQDMYFLRNPVENDVKYQASAQPFLVLGMLVVGLALGHAV from the coding sequence ATGTCGGACACTCCATCGTCTCAACTTTCAGAACAATCAACCCCAGAAGCCAACGCGAATGACATAGCGACTTCTGATCGCAGTGCTAAAACCCGACAACTCTTAGGAATGAAAGGGGCAGCACCGGGAGAAACCTCCATTTGGAAAATTCGCCTACAGTTGATGAAACCGATCACCTGGATTCCCTTAATTTGGGGGGTGGTCTGTGGTGCTGCTTCATCAGGACATTTTTCTTGGTCACTGGAAGATGTGTTAAAAGTAGCGACTTGTATGTTAATGTCCGGGCCGTTAATGACGGGGTACACCCAAACCCTGAATGATTTTTATGATCGCGAACTCGATGCCATTAATGAACCTTACCGTCCCATCCCTTCCGGGGCGATTTCCATTCCCCAAGTTGTCACCCAAATTTTATTGTTATTAGGGTTAGGAATCGGCATTTCCTACCTGTTAGATACTTGGGCCGGACATGAATTTCCTATCGTTACCCTTCTGTGTATTGGGGGAGCATTTGTGTCCTATATTTACTCTGCACCCCCTTTGAAACTGAAAAAAAATGGCTGGTTAGGAAATTATGCTCTAGGAGCTAGTTATATTGCCTTACCTTGGTGGGCGGGTCATGCCTTATTTGGAGAACTGACCCCAACCGTGATGATTTTAACTTTGTTTTATAGTTTAGCCGGGTTAGGAATTGCCATTGTTAATGACTTTAAGAGTGTCGAAGGCGATCGCCAATTAGGGTTACAATCCCTTCCAGTGATGTTTGGGATTACAACCGCCGCCTGGATTTGTGTTTTGATGATTGATATCTTCCAAGCGGGGATGGCCGTTTATTTGGTCAGTATCAAGCAAAATCTCTATGCTACCGTTCTCTTGCTGCTGGTCATTCCTCAAATTACCTTCCAAGATATGTATTTTCTACGCAATCCTGTAGAAAATGATGTTAAATATCAAGCAAGTGCCCAACCGTTCCTGGTATTAGGAATGTTAGTTGTGGGTTTAGCGCTGGGTCATGCGGTTTAG
- a CDS encoding gas vesicle protein GvpG, which yields MVLRLLLSPITAPFGGVIWIGEQLLERAEAELDDKENLSKRLLALQLAFDMGDISEEEFEVQEEELLLQIQALEDENADSMN from the coding sequence ATGGTCTTACGATTATTATTATCTCCAATAACAGCACCCTTTGGGGGGGTAATCTGGATCGGCGAACAACTCCTAGAACGGGCTGAAGCCGAACTAGACGATAAAGAAAACTTAAGTAAACGATTATTAGCCCTTCAGTTAGCTTTTGATATGGGAGATATTTCTGAAGAAGAGTTTGAAGTCCAAGAAGAAGAATTATTATTGCAAATTCAAGCCTTAGAAGATGAAAATGCAGATTCAATGAATTAA